The Alcaligenes aquatilis genome contains the following window.
GGGATAAAACGTTGTCCAGCTTGTGGCTTGATGGCGGGCAGGGCGTAATGGTTGTCGCCGCTTTGCGTGCGTTGACGCAGTCGAGCCAGCAGCCTGAAGCGCAGAATGCTGTAAATCCAGGCGCGTCCTTCGCCCAGGTCTGGGTCATAGCCGGCGGCATTCTTCCACAACAAGACAAAGCTATCGCGCAGAACTTCTTCGGCATCAATACGGCGACCCAATACGGCCTGGCCTAAGGCCAGCATCAAGGGCGCTTCCTGGCTGTACAGCACATCCAGCGCCTGGCTGTCTTGTGCGGCTAGCTGATCCAGGGAAGAAGAATACGAAAAAGAAGAAGACGGCATGGATGGGTTTTGCACGGTAAAGGGATTCAAGAGCCATATGTCCGCTATCAGACGCTGTTTTTGTTTTGTTTGCGCCTGTTTCAGACAAGCAGGTATTGTATGCCTTTCGCTGAGGGCTTGAAGGTAACAAAGTGCTGGATTGCCAGCATTTTCTTTGCAGTGGCAGGACGTGAATTTCCCCATCTGCAGCACTGGAGGCTTGATGGTTGACGTCTTTGCTGCCGCTACTGTGGTGTGCAGACCAATAATCAGTCCAACAAGCACGCCGACGGCAGGGTCTTGGCAGGGGTGGCGAGTGTAAAAGGCTATACTGCTTGGCTAGGTGCTGCCTGGTTGTTGTTGGTGATTAGTCAGGTAGCGGGCCTCCTTTCTGTATTCGTATCAAGGGCATAGCAGGAGCCTGCCTGCCAGTGGAAAGTATCGTTTGCTTGTCCCGCCTTGATTTCAGCGTTGTGCTGTAACTTATTTTTAAGCTGTCTGCGGTTCTTCGGCCTTGTGCTGGTGGACTCGGGCCTGTTGCGTGTGCCTCCTCGTCCTGAAGTGCTTGATGGTGTCTCCGGTGGTCTGAGCACCCTGAAATCCTTATTTCCTTACGTTTGGCGATTCAAGACTCGTGTGGTCTTGGCCTTGTCCTGTTTGCTGCTGGCGAAAGTCGCTACAGTGATGATGCCGATTTACCTAAAGCGGGTGATCGATGCCTTGAGTCTACCTGCGACCGCGCTGATGCTGCCGGTAGCCGCGTTGTTGGGATATGGTGCTGTGCGTCTGGCCTCCAGCGCTTTGGGTGAAATACGGGATGCCTTGTTTGCGCGAGTCACGCAAGGTTCGGTGCGCCTGATTGCGAACCACGTTTTTCGCCATTTGCTCGATCTGTCCTTGCGCTTTCATACCGAACGTCAAACGGGTGGTTTGAGCCGGGACATTGAACGGGGCACCAAAGGCGTCAGCTTTTTGCTGAATTTCCTGGTCTTCAATATTTTGCCGACCTTACTGGAAATTGCTCTGGTCTGTGGGATCTTGCTTTGGCGTTACGACTGGGTCTTTGCGGCGGTGACCTTGGGGACGATTGCTGCCTATATTGTGTTTACCTTGCTGGTGACAGAGCGGCGCATGCGTTATCGGCGCGCCATGAATGACTTGGATAGTCGTGCCAATTCGCGCGCAATTGACGCCTTGCTCAATTATGAGACAGTCAAATACTTCGGTAACGAGGACTACGAGATCAATCGCTACGACCAGAATATGGGCCAGTGGGTTCATGCTGCCGTGCGCAATCAGGTATCGCTGAATCTGCTCAATATCGGTCAGGCCTCGATTATCAGTGTTGGGGTGACAGCCTTGCTGTTCATGTCGGCGCAAGGGGTGCTGGCCGGAACCATGACGGTCGGTGACGTTGTGCTGGTGTCCGCCTTCCTGACTCAGCTTTATGCGCCTTTGAACTTTCTGGGCTTTGTTTACCGCGAGATCAAGAATTCCCTGGCCGATATGGAGCGCCTGTTCTCCTTGCTGCGTCGCAAGCAGGAAGTGAAAGATGCGCCGAATGCTCAGGTCTTGTCCTGTGAGCAGGCGGGCGTGCGTTTTGAGAACGTCAGCTTCGCCTATGACAGCCGCCGCAAGGTCATCCAGAACCTGAGTTTCGAGATCCCCGCAGGCAAGACCGTTGCGGTAGTTGGGTCTTCGGGCGCCGGTAAGTCCACTTTGTCGCGCTTGCTGTTCCGTTTCTACGATGTGACGGAAGGCCGAATCCTGTTTAATGGTCGTGAGCTGCATGAGTGGACGCAGGACAGCTTGCGCCGTCATATCGGTATCGTTCCCCAGGACACGGTCCTGTTCAACGATACGATTTTGCACAATATTGCTTATGGCCGTCCTGACGCCAGCACAGAGCAAATCGTGGCCGCGGCCCGTGCCGCCAGTATCCACGACTTCATCGAAAGCCTGCCCGATGGTTATGACACGGTTGTGGGCGAACGTGGCTTGAAGTTGTCCGGGGGCGAAAAACAGCGGGTGGCCATTGCTCGCACCTTGCTGAAGAATCCGCCGGTGCTGATTCTGGATGAGGCCACCAGTGCGCTGGATACCCGCACGGAACGGGCGATCCAGGCGGAATTGAACGAGATTGCACGCGAGCGCACGACCTTGATCATTGCCCACCGTCTGTCCACGATTACAGACGCGGATTTGATTCTGGTTCTGGAGCGTGGGCAGATCGTGGAGCAGGGCACACACAGCGAACTTTTAGCCCTGGATGGCACCTATGCCCGTATGTGGAATATCCAGCAAAGTCTGCAGGGATAATTTGACCATATAGTACCAAAGCAGTACTATATAGTTCTACGACCTGTTCAGAGAGAAGGAATGCTGCGAATCAGTAAAATCATTGATTACGGCACTTTAGTGCTGACACACATGGCTGGCGATCCAGACCGTGTGTTCAGTGCGTCTGACTTGGCCGCCATCCTGGGTTTGGGCCAACCAACTGTCAGCAAGGTGCTTAAACTGCTGGGCCAGCACGAGTTGGTGATCAGTAGCCGAGGCGCACGCGGAGGGTATGTATTGGGCCGCCCCGCCAAACAGATAAGTGTAGCGCAGATTATTGATGCACTGGAAGATCAACCCTTTGGCTTGACTGAATGTGTTGCCACTCCTGGAGCCTGTTCCGTGGAGTCAGATTGCCATATACGCAGTAATTGGCAGCGTATCAACGATATTGTCCGTCGCACCTTGGAAGAGGTCAGTGTTGCAGACATGATACGTGTGCCCGTTAATGAATTTCCCCTGACACACAAGCCGGGTCCCGAATTGAAAAACAGAAACAAGGCGAGCACCTCCAACGTGGAGTTAACCGAATGAGTACCGTCAACGAACATCTGGACACCTTCCTCGATCGTGATTACGAGGCAGGCTTTGTCACCGACATCGAGTCTGAAACCATACCGAAAGGTCTGAACGAAGACGTCATCCGTTTCCTGTCCGCGAAAAAACGCGAGCCGGAGTTCATGCTGGAATGGCGCCTGGCTGCCTACCGCCAGTGGCTGACCATGAAATACCCCAAGTGGTCGATTGTGGAATATCCACCGATCGATTTTCAGGACATCAGCTATTACTCCGCGCCCAAGAGCAAGGCCGACGGCCCCAAGAGCCTGGACGAGGTGGATCCTGAGTTGTTGCGCACCTATGAAAAACTGGGTGTGCCTTTGCACGAACGCGCTCGTCTGGCCGGTGTGGCCGTGGACGCCGTGTTTGATTCCGTCTCGGTTGCCACCACTTTCCGTAAAGAGCTGGAAGAAGTCGGTGTGATCTTCTGTTCCTTTTCCGAAGCCGTGCGTGAGTACCCGGAGTTGGTACAGAAATACCTGGGTACGGTAGTCCCTCCTAGCGATAACTTCTACGCCGCTCTGAACTCGGCGGTGTTTTCCGATGGTTCCTTTGTGTACATCCCCAAAGGCGTACGTTGCCCCATGGAGCTGTCCACCTACTTCCGTATTAATGCGCGCGATACCGGTCAGTTCGAGCGCACCCTGATCATCGCGGAAGAGGGGGCTTCGGTCAGCTATCTGGAAGGCTGTACGGCGCCGATGCGTGATGAAAACCAATTGCACGCAGCGGTCGTGGAGCTGGTCGCCTTGGACGACGCCAAGATCAAGTACTCCACCGTACAAAACTGGTACCCCGGTGATAAGGACGGCGTAGGCGGTATTTATAACTTCGTCACCAAGCGTGGCGAATGCCGTGGCGCACGCTCGCACATCTCCTGGACGCAGGTTGAAACCGGCTCGGCCATTACCTGGAAATACCCCAGCGTGGTCTTGCGTGGTGATGACTCTCAAGGCGAGTTTTATTCGGTCGCCCTGAGCAATCATCGCCAACAAGCCGATACTGGCACCAAGATGATTCATATGGGTCGCAATACCCGTAGCACGATTATCTCCAAGGGGATTTCGGCGGGCCAAGGTATCAATACCTATCGCGGCCTGGTTCGTATTACTCCCAAGGCAGAAAACGCCCGCAATTACACCCAGTGTGATTCGCTGCTGATTGGCAAGCGCTGTGCTGCACATACCTTCCCAACCATGGAAGTGCAGAACCCCAGCGCCAGTGTGGAACACGAAGCAACGGCTTCGCGCATTGGCGAGGACCAGCTCTTTTATGCCATGCAGCGCGGCCTGACTGCCGAAGACGCCGTCTCCATGATCGTGAACGGCTTTTGTAAAGAAGTGATTAAAGAATTGCCCATGGAGTTTGCGGTCGAAGCACAGAATTTGCTCGGCGTCAGCTTGGAAGGCAGTGTAGGTTAAGGAGAATAGTGAAATGCTGACGATTAAAGATTTGCGCGCTTCGGTTGAAGATAAACCTATCCTTAAAGGTCTGAATCTTCAGATCAATCCCGGCGAAGTCCACGCCATCATGGGCCCGAACGGCTCGGGCAAGAGCACCTTGTCCCAGGTGCTGGCTGGCCGTGAAGACTACACCGTTGAAGGCGGTTCGGTAGATTGGCTGGGTCAAGACCTGCTGGAAATGAAGATCGAAGACCGTGCCCGTTCCGGCCTGTTCCTGGCATTCCAGTACCCCATTGAAATTCCCGGTGTCTCCAACGCCTATTTCCTGCGTGCTTCCGTGAACGCCGTGCGCCGTCATCAGGGCTTGCCTGAGCTGGACGCCATGGACTTCCTCAAGCGCGTTAAAGAGGAAATGAAGATTGTTGGGATGCGTGAAGAGTTTCTGTACCGCTCCGTGAACGAGGGTTTCTCCGGCGGTGAAAAGAAACGCAACGAAGTTTTGCAAATGAGCCTGCTCGAACCCAAGCTGGCCATTCTGGACGAAACCGACTCCGGTCTGGATATTGACGCTTTGCGCGTGGTCGCTGATGGCGTGAACCGTCTGCGTTCCCCCGAGCGCTCCTTGCTGGTAATCACTCACTACCAACGTCTGCTGGACTACATCGTGCCTGACTTTGTGCACGTGTTGGCGGGCGGTCAGATTATCCGTTCCGGTGGCCGTGAACTGGCTTTGGAGCTGGAAGAACGTGGCTACGGTTGGGTGCTGGAACAAGCCGCCGCCGAACAAAAAGCCAAGGGAGCTGCGGTATGAGTCTGCCAGATTGGGTCAACAGCTTTGCCGCTCAGGCTGCACAAGCACCTGGGGCCGGTCTGCCATGGCTAAGCGCTATGCGTCAGCGCGCTCTGGATCGTTTTGCACAAGAAGGCTGGCCAACCACGCGTATTGAAGCCTGGCATCACACCTCTTTGGCTTTGCTGGAACAACAACGCTTTGCGCCTCAGAAATCGGCTTCGGCTGCTGAGAGGGTGGCCGCAGTGCGCCAGAACGAAGACGGGTATTTCCTGGTCTTTGTGGATGGTCATTACGACGCGTCCTTGTCGCACTTGAGTCAATTGCCTGCAGGCGTGCGCTTGTCGTCGCTCAGCGCCTGTCTGCAACAAGAGGCGGACTGGCTGGAGCAAGCTTACGGGGATGAATCTCGGGGGGCTTCCACTGCTGCCTTGAACCTGGCCTTGGCCCAGGACGGTGCTGCACTGCATGTCGCTGCTGGTCAACATCTGGAGCAGCCTGTCCATTTGGTGTTTGTACGCACGCAAGGGGGCAGCGCCAGTTTCACGCGTAACCTGATTTCCTTGGAATCCGGTGCCAGTGCAACCGTCGTGGAGCACTATCTGGGTGAGGACGGGACTGACGCTTCCCTGAGCAGCGTGGTGACTCGTCTGAACGTGTCCCCCGATGCCAACCTGACGCACATGAAGTTGCAGCAGGAAGCCCCGCAGGACTTCCATCTGGCCGCTATTGATGTTCAGCAAGGCCGTGGTTCGGTATTTAACTCGCATTCCCTGTCGTTTGGTGCTCGTATTGCCCGTAACGATATTGCTACCGTGTTCAATGGTGAGCGCTGCGAAACCTTGTTCAATGGTTTGTACTATGTAGACGGTCGCCGTCATGTAGATCACAACACCATCATTGACCATGCCCAGCCTAACTGCCAAAGCCGTGAGTTCTACCGCGGTATTCTGGCCGACACCGCTCGCGGCGTATTTAGTGGTCGCATTCTGGTTGGCAAGGGCGCTGACGGTACGGATTCGGTGCAACGCTCGGACAGTTTGCTCTTGTCCAAGATGGCACGTGCGGACTCCCGCCCCGAGCTGGAAATCTATGCGGATGACGTCAAGTGCGCACATGGTGCCACGGTGGGTCAACTGGATGCGGACAGCCTGTTTTACCTGCGTTCGCGCGGTATGACGATGGAAGATGCTCGCAATATGCTGATCTACGCGTTTGCGGCTCAGTCTTTGGAGCGTATCGCTTCCGAGAGTCTGCGTAGCCGTGCCACGGTTGGTATCAATGCTTTGTTGCCCGGCGGTCTTGCCCTTGGAGAGCTTGCATGAATGCGCCTATGCCCGTAACTGCTGCTGGTTTGCTGAATC
Protein-coding sequences here:
- the sufB gene encoding Fe-S cluster assembly protein SufB, which encodes MSTVNEHLDTFLDRDYEAGFVTDIESETIPKGLNEDVIRFLSAKKREPEFMLEWRLAAYRQWLTMKYPKWSIVEYPPIDFQDISYYSAPKSKADGPKSLDEVDPELLRTYEKLGVPLHERARLAGVAVDAVFDSVSVATTFRKELEEVGVIFCSFSEAVREYPELVQKYLGTVVPPSDNFYAALNSAVFSDGSFVYIPKGVRCPMELSTYFRINARDTGQFERTLIIAEEGASVSYLEGCTAPMRDENQLHAAVVELVALDDAKIKYSTVQNWYPGDKDGVGGIYNFVTKRGECRGARSHISWTQVETGSAITWKYPSVVLRGDDSQGEFYSVALSNHRQQADTGTKMIHMGRNTRSTIISKGISAGQGINTYRGLVRITPKAENARNYTQCDSLLIGKRCAAHTFPTMEVQNPSASVEHEATASRIGEDQLFYAMQRGLTAEDAVSMIVNGFCKEVIKELPMEFAVEAQNLLGVSLEGSVG
- the sufD gene encoding Fe-S cluster assembly protein SufD, which encodes MSLPDWVNSFAAQAAQAPGAGLPWLSAMRQRALDRFAQEGWPTTRIEAWHHTSLALLEQQRFAPQKSASAAERVAAVRQNEDGYFLVFVDGHYDASLSHLSQLPAGVRLSSLSACLQQEADWLEQAYGDESRGASTAALNLALAQDGAALHVAAGQHLEQPVHLVFVRTQGGSASFTRNLISLESGASATVVEHYLGEDGTDASLSSVVTRLNVSPDANLTHMKLQQEAPQDFHLAAIDVQQGRGSVFNSHSLSFGARIARNDIATVFNGERCETLFNGLYYVDGRRHVDHNTIIDHAQPNCQSREFYRGILADTARGVFSGRILVGKGADGTDSVQRSDSLLLSKMARADSRPELEIYADDVKCAHGATVGQLDADSLFYLRSRGMTMEDARNMLIYAFAAQSLERIASESLRSRATVGINALLPGGLALGELA
- a CDS encoding SUF system Fe-S cluster assembly regulator, whose protein sequence is MLRISKIIDYGTLVLTHMAGDPDRVFSASDLAAILGLGQPTVSKVLKLLGQHELVISSRGARGGYVLGRPAKQISVAQIIDALEDQPFGLTECVATPGACSVESDCHIRSNWQRINDIVRRTLEEVSVADMIRVPVNEFPLTHKPGPELKNRNKASTSNVELTE
- a CDS encoding ABCB family ABC transporter ATP-binding protein/permease, whose product is MRVPPRPEVLDGVSGGLSTLKSLFPYVWRFKTRVVLALSCLLLAKVATVMMPIYLKRVIDALSLPATALMLPVAALLGYGAVRLASSALGEIRDALFARVTQGSVRLIANHVFRHLLDLSLRFHTERQTGGLSRDIERGTKGVSFLLNFLVFNILPTLLEIALVCGILLWRYDWVFAAVTLGTIAAYIVFTLLVTERRMRYRRAMNDLDSRANSRAIDALLNYETVKYFGNEDYEINRYDQNMGQWVHAAVRNQVSLNLLNIGQASIISVGVTALLFMSAQGVLAGTMTVGDVVLVSAFLTQLYAPLNFLGFVYREIKNSLADMERLFSLLRRKQEVKDAPNAQVLSCEQAGVRFENVSFAYDSRRKVIQNLSFEIPAGKTVAVVGSSGAGKSTLSRLLFRFYDVTEGRILFNGRELHEWTQDSLRRHIGIVPQDTVLFNDTILHNIAYGRPDASTEQIVAAARAASIHDFIESLPDGYDTVVGERGLKLSGGEKQRVAIARTLLKNPPVLILDEATSALDTRTERAIQAELNEIARERTTLIIAHRLSTITDADLILVLERGQIVEQGTHSELLALDGTYARMWNIQQSLQG
- the sufC gene encoding Fe-S cluster assembly ATPase SufC is translated as MLTIKDLRASVEDKPILKGLNLQINPGEVHAIMGPNGSGKSTLSQVLAGREDYTVEGGSVDWLGQDLLEMKIEDRARSGLFLAFQYPIEIPGVSNAYFLRASVNAVRRHQGLPELDAMDFLKRVKEEMKIVGMREEFLYRSVNEGFSGGEKKRNEVLQMSLLEPKLAILDETDSGLDIDALRVVADGVNRLRSPERSLLVITHYQRLLDYIVPDFVHVLAGGQIIRSGGRELALELEERGYGWVLEQAAAEQKAKGAAV